A section of the Paralichthys olivaceus isolate ysfri-2021 chromosome 14, ASM2471397v2, whole genome shotgun sequence genome encodes:
- the mzt1 gene encoding mitotic-spindle organizing protein 1 — protein MASAANTNLNAVRETMDVLLEISRLLNTGLDMESLSICVRLCEQGINPEALSAVIKELRKASESLKASENCTN, from the exons ATGGCAAGTGCAGCTAACACAAACCTAAACGCAGTCCGGGAGACAATGGACG TGCTGCTGGAGATCTCCAGGTTGCTGAATACTGGTTTGGACATGGAGTCTCTGTCCAtatgtgtgagactgtgtgagCAGGGCATCAACCCAGAGGCCCTGTCTGCTGTCATCAAAGAGCTGCGTAAAGCGTCTGAGTCCCTGAAG gcTTCTGAAAACTGCACAAACTGA
- the dachc gene encoding dachshund c isoform X1 — translation MTTMATAAALALLPAASLGHHPAPSSVSPATNSPPPAATSAASSPAPPVAHPALLHQFRADLLLANGAALKTGGAPVSGGAKPVYATPSPVESTPQNNECKLVEVKGAKLASFTVKDTELICLPQAFDVFLKHLVGGLHTVYTKLKRLDISPVVCNVEQVRVLRGLGAIQPGVNRCKLISRQDFETLYSDCTNASSRPGRPPKRLQSVTEGGTHHMLSHSGLMHAGIMPPADLSALAKKIKLEAMASYHSNHQHGGPNGENGDHNLVLDQLPFMMMSHPLIPASLAPASVSMAMGQMNRLSTLASMANVAHLHANPPARAPTSVIKERVRDSPSPSPSLEEAQMSSNHSSSVSSSPSHTERIAETTRTYLRVIYALRDSLHDGLSSTHSVLGHSPGVVQGSRETDVTPVEYSKESKRSHTDRDNSSMATPTTRESCDRQVYQKPPSGREGCERVSYPAGQKLPAGLHHAPFIFPEGLSSIETLLTNIQQGLLRVAIENARAQEKQDQLERTELKLELVRERELRETLERQLSIEQKNRVLIQKRLKKEKRSKRRLQEALEEEVKLRDQAEHSLLHTANTHTGHQSSAVPPHTEPVTQDVDGSNHADNRLDTKATVQEGRVFLQTTGMY, via the exons ATGACCACTATGGCAACTGCGGCTGCTCTGGCTCTGCTCCCCGCGGCTTCGCTCGGTCACCACCCGGCGCCGAGTTCCGTCTCCCCGGCCACCAACTCCCCGCCGCCCGCCGCCACCTCCGCCGCGTCCTCCCCGGCTCCTCCGGTGGCGCACCCGGCGCTGCTGCACCAGTTCCGCGCGGACCTCTTGCTGGCGAACGGCGCCGCGCTCAAGACCGGAGGAGCCCCGGTGTCCGGCGGCGCAAAGCCCGTGTACGCCACCCCGTCGCCCGTGGAGAGCACGCCGCAGAACAACGAGTGCAAACTGGTGGAGGTGAAAGGTGCCAAGCTGGCCTCGTTCACGGTGAAGGACACGGAGCTCATCTGTCTGCCCCAGGCGTTCGATGTGTTCCTCAAGCACCTGGTCGGCGGGCTCCACACCGTCTACACCAAGCTCAAACGCCTGGACATTTCCCCGGTGGTGTGCAACGTGGAGCAGGTCCGGGTGCTGCGGGGGCTGGGGGCCATCCAGCCCGGGGTGAACCGGTGCAAGCTCATCTCCAGGCAGGACTTCGAGACGCTCTACAGCGACTGTACCAACGCCAG CTCGAGGCCGGGACGACCGCCCAAGAGGCTCCAAAGTGTGACAGAGGGCGGAACCCACCACATGCTGTCCCACAGTGGTCTGATGCACGCTGGGATCATGCCTCCTGCAG atCTGTCTGCTCTGGCCAAGAAGATCAAGCTGGAGGCTATGGCCAGTTACCACAGTAACCACCAACATGGCGGGCCAAATGGGGAGAACGGTGACCACAACCTCG TTCTGGATCAGTTGCCcttcatgatgatgtcacatccTCTGATCCCTGCCAGCCTGGCGCCTGCCTCCGTTTCCATGGCGATGGGCCAGATGAACCGATTGAGCACGCTGGCCAGCATGGCCAACGTGGCACATCTTCATGCCAACCCCCCTGCCAGGGCTCCCACCTCCGTCATTAAG gaaCGAGTGCGTGACAGCCCCTCGCCTTCTCCCTCACTGGAGGAAGCCCAGATGTCGtccaatcacagcagcagcgtGTCGAGTTCCCCGTCTCACACAGAACGTATCGCGGAAACCACACGTACGTACTTACGTGTCATCTACGCTCTACGAG ACTCGCTCCATGACGGCCTGTCATCAACTCATAGTGTGTTAGGACACTCTCCTGGTGTGGTGCAGGGAtccagagagacagatgtgacTCCAGTGGAATACAGCAAGGAGAGCAAGAGGAGCCACACTGACAGAG ATAACAGCTCCATGGCCACTCCGACGACAAGGGAGAGCTGTGATAGACAAGTCTACCAGAAACCCCCATCAGGCAGGGAGGGCTGCGAGAGGGTATCTTACCCTGCAGGACAGAAGCTCCCAGCAGGTCTCCACCACGCTCCCTTCATCTTCCCCGAAGGCCTGTCCTCCATAGAGACCCTGCTCACGAACATCCAG CAGGGTCTGCTGAGGGTTGCCATAGAAAACGCCCGGGCGCAGGAGAAGCAGGACCAGCTGGAGAGGacggagctgaagctggagctggTCCGAGAGCGGGAGCTAAGAGAAACCTTAGAGCGGCAGCTTAGCATcgaacagaaaaacagag TTCTGATCCAGAAGCGCctgaagaaggaaaagagaagtaAGAGGAGACTACAGGAAGCTTTGGAGGAGGAGGTCAAACTCCGAGATCAGGCCGAGCACAGCCTCCTGCacactgccaacacacacacag GCCATCAATCATCGGCGGTGCCTCCTCACACAGAACCCGTGACCCAGGACGTGGATGGGAGCAACCACGCCGACAACAGGCTGGACACCAAGGCAACAGTACAAG AGGGCAGAGTGTTCCTGCAGACCACTGGGATGTACTGA
- the dachc gene encoding dachshund c isoform X2: MTTMATAAALALLPAASLGHHPAPSSVSPATNSPPPAATSAASSPAPPVAHPALLHQFRADLLLANGAALKTGGAPVSGGAKPVYATPSPVESTPQNNECKLVEVKGAKLASFTVKDTELICLPQAFDVFLKHLVGGLHTVYTKLKRLDISPVVCNVEQVRVLRGLGAIQPGVNRCKLISRQDFETLYSDCTNASSRPGRPPKRLQSVTEGGTHHMLSHSGLMHAGIMPPADLSALAKKIKLEAMASYHSNHQHGGPNGENGDHNLVLDQLPFMMMSHPLIPASLAPASVSMAMGQMNRLSTLASMANVAHLHANPPARAPTSVIKERVRDSPSPSPSLEEAQMSSNHSSSVSSSPSHTERIAETTRTYLRVIYALRDSLHDGLSSTHSVLGHSPGVVQGSRETDVTPVEYSKESKRSHTDRDNSSMATPTTRESCDRQVYQKPPSGREGCERVSYPAGQKLPAGLHHAPFIFPEGLSSIETLLTNIQGLLRVAIENARAQEKQDQLERTELKLELVRERELRETLERQLSIEQKNRVLIQKRLKKEKRSKRRLQEALEEEVKLRDQAEHSLLHTANTHTGHQSSAVPPHTEPVTQDVDGSNHADNRLDTKATVQEGRVFLQTTGMY; encoded by the exons ATGACCACTATGGCAACTGCGGCTGCTCTGGCTCTGCTCCCCGCGGCTTCGCTCGGTCACCACCCGGCGCCGAGTTCCGTCTCCCCGGCCACCAACTCCCCGCCGCCCGCCGCCACCTCCGCCGCGTCCTCCCCGGCTCCTCCGGTGGCGCACCCGGCGCTGCTGCACCAGTTCCGCGCGGACCTCTTGCTGGCGAACGGCGCCGCGCTCAAGACCGGAGGAGCCCCGGTGTCCGGCGGCGCAAAGCCCGTGTACGCCACCCCGTCGCCCGTGGAGAGCACGCCGCAGAACAACGAGTGCAAACTGGTGGAGGTGAAAGGTGCCAAGCTGGCCTCGTTCACGGTGAAGGACACGGAGCTCATCTGTCTGCCCCAGGCGTTCGATGTGTTCCTCAAGCACCTGGTCGGCGGGCTCCACACCGTCTACACCAAGCTCAAACGCCTGGACATTTCCCCGGTGGTGTGCAACGTGGAGCAGGTCCGGGTGCTGCGGGGGCTGGGGGCCATCCAGCCCGGGGTGAACCGGTGCAAGCTCATCTCCAGGCAGGACTTCGAGACGCTCTACAGCGACTGTACCAACGCCAG CTCGAGGCCGGGACGACCGCCCAAGAGGCTCCAAAGTGTGACAGAGGGCGGAACCCACCACATGCTGTCCCACAGTGGTCTGATGCACGCTGGGATCATGCCTCCTGCAG atCTGTCTGCTCTGGCCAAGAAGATCAAGCTGGAGGCTATGGCCAGTTACCACAGTAACCACCAACATGGCGGGCCAAATGGGGAGAACGGTGACCACAACCTCG TTCTGGATCAGTTGCCcttcatgatgatgtcacatccTCTGATCCCTGCCAGCCTGGCGCCTGCCTCCGTTTCCATGGCGATGGGCCAGATGAACCGATTGAGCACGCTGGCCAGCATGGCCAACGTGGCACATCTTCATGCCAACCCCCCTGCCAGGGCTCCCACCTCCGTCATTAAG gaaCGAGTGCGTGACAGCCCCTCGCCTTCTCCCTCACTGGAGGAAGCCCAGATGTCGtccaatcacagcagcagcgtGTCGAGTTCCCCGTCTCACACAGAACGTATCGCGGAAACCACACGTACGTACTTACGTGTCATCTACGCTCTACGAG ACTCGCTCCATGACGGCCTGTCATCAACTCATAGTGTGTTAGGACACTCTCCTGGTGTGGTGCAGGGAtccagagagacagatgtgacTCCAGTGGAATACAGCAAGGAGAGCAAGAGGAGCCACACTGACAGAG ATAACAGCTCCATGGCCACTCCGACGACAAGGGAGAGCTGTGATAGACAAGTCTACCAGAAACCCCCATCAGGCAGGGAGGGCTGCGAGAGGGTATCTTACCCTGCAGGACAGAAGCTCCCAGCAGGTCTCCACCACGCTCCCTTCATCTTCCCCGAAGGCCTGTCCTCCATAGAGACCCTGCTCACGAACATCCAG GGTCTGCTGAGGGTTGCCATAGAAAACGCCCGGGCGCAGGAGAAGCAGGACCAGCTGGAGAGGacggagctgaagctggagctggTCCGAGAGCGGGAGCTAAGAGAAACCTTAGAGCGGCAGCTTAGCATcgaacagaaaaacagag TTCTGATCCAGAAGCGCctgaagaaggaaaagagaagtaAGAGGAGACTACAGGAAGCTTTGGAGGAGGAGGTCAAACTCCGAGATCAGGCCGAGCACAGCCTCCTGCacactgccaacacacacacag GCCATCAATCATCGGCGGTGCCTCCTCACACAGAACCCGTGACCCAGGACGTGGATGGGAGCAACCACGCCGACAACAGGCTGGACACCAAGGCAACAGTACAAG AGGGCAGAGTGTTCCTGCAGACCACTGGGATGTACTGA
- the dachc gene encoding dachshund c isoform X4, whose translation MTTMATAAALALLPAASLGHHPAPSSVSPATNSPPPAATSAASSPAPPVAHPALLHQFRADLLLANGAALKTGGAPVSGGAKPVYATPSPVESTPQNNECKLVEVKGAKLASFTVKDTELICLPQAFDVFLKHLVGGLHTVYTKLKRLDISPVVCNVEQVRVLRGLGAIQPGVNRCKLISRQDFETLYSDCTNASSRPGRPPKRLQSVTEGGTHHMLSHSGLMHAGIMPPADLSALAKKIKLEAMASYHSNHQHGGPNGENGDHNLVLDQLPFMMMSHPLIPASLAPASVSMAMGQMNRLSTLASMANVAHLHANPPARAPTSVIKERVRDSPSPSPSLEEAQMSSNHSSSVSSSPSHTERIAETTHSLHDGLSSTHSVLGHSPGVVQGSRETDVTPVEYSKESKRSHTDRDNSSMATPTTRESCDRQVYQKPPSGREGCERVSYPAGQKLPAGLHHAPFIFPEGLSSIETLLTNIQGLLRVAIENARAQEKQDQLERTELKLELVRERELRETLERQLSIEQKNRVLIQKRLKKEKRSKRRLQEALEEEVKLRDQAEHSLLHTANTHTGHQSSAVPPHTEPVTQDVDGSNHADNRLDTKATVQEGRVFLQTTGMY comes from the exons ATGACCACTATGGCAACTGCGGCTGCTCTGGCTCTGCTCCCCGCGGCTTCGCTCGGTCACCACCCGGCGCCGAGTTCCGTCTCCCCGGCCACCAACTCCCCGCCGCCCGCCGCCACCTCCGCCGCGTCCTCCCCGGCTCCTCCGGTGGCGCACCCGGCGCTGCTGCACCAGTTCCGCGCGGACCTCTTGCTGGCGAACGGCGCCGCGCTCAAGACCGGAGGAGCCCCGGTGTCCGGCGGCGCAAAGCCCGTGTACGCCACCCCGTCGCCCGTGGAGAGCACGCCGCAGAACAACGAGTGCAAACTGGTGGAGGTGAAAGGTGCCAAGCTGGCCTCGTTCACGGTGAAGGACACGGAGCTCATCTGTCTGCCCCAGGCGTTCGATGTGTTCCTCAAGCACCTGGTCGGCGGGCTCCACACCGTCTACACCAAGCTCAAACGCCTGGACATTTCCCCGGTGGTGTGCAACGTGGAGCAGGTCCGGGTGCTGCGGGGGCTGGGGGCCATCCAGCCCGGGGTGAACCGGTGCAAGCTCATCTCCAGGCAGGACTTCGAGACGCTCTACAGCGACTGTACCAACGCCAG CTCGAGGCCGGGACGACCGCCCAAGAGGCTCCAAAGTGTGACAGAGGGCGGAACCCACCACATGCTGTCCCACAGTGGTCTGATGCACGCTGGGATCATGCCTCCTGCAG atCTGTCTGCTCTGGCCAAGAAGATCAAGCTGGAGGCTATGGCCAGTTACCACAGTAACCACCAACATGGCGGGCCAAATGGGGAGAACGGTGACCACAACCTCG TTCTGGATCAGTTGCCcttcatgatgatgtcacatccTCTGATCCCTGCCAGCCTGGCGCCTGCCTCCGTTTCCATGGCGATGGGCCAGATGAACCGATTGAGCACGCTGGCCAGCATGGCCAACGTGGCACATCTTCATGCCAACCCCCCTGCCAGGGCTCCCACCTCCGTCATTAAG gaaCGAGTGCGTGACAGCCCCTCGCCTTCTCCCTCACTGGAGGAAGCCCAGATGTCGtccaatcacagcagcagcgtGTCGAGTTCCCCGTCTCACACAGAACGTATCGCGGAAACCACAC ACTCGCTCCATGACGGCCTGTCATCAACTCATAGTGTGTTAGGACACTCTCCTGGTGTGGTGCAGGGAtccagagagacagatgtgacTCCAGTGGAATACAGCAAGGAGAGCAAGAGGAGCCACACTGACAGAG ATAACAGCTCCATGGCCACTCCGACGACAAGGGAGAGCTGTGATAGACAAGTCTACCAGAAACCCCCATCAGGCAGGGAGGGCTGCGAGAGGGTATCTTACCCTGCAGGACAGAAGCTCCCAGCAGGTCTCCACCACGCTCCCTTCATCTTCCCCGAAGGCCTGTCCTCCATAGAGACCCTGCTCACGAACATCCAG GGTCTGCTGAGGGTTGCCATAGAAAACGCCCGGGCGCAGGAGAAGCAGGACCAGCTGGAGAGGacggagctgaagctggagctggTCCGAGAGCGGGAGCTAAGAGAAACCTTAGAGCGGCAGCTTAGCATcgaacagaaaaacagag TTCTGATCCAGAAGCGCctgaagaaggaaaagagaagtaAGAGGAGACTACAGGAAGCTTTGGAGGAGGAGGTCAAACTCCGAGATCAGGCCGAGCACAGCCTCCTGCacactgccaacacacacacag GCCATCAATCATCGGCGGTGCCTCCTCACACAGAACCCGTGACCCAGGACGTGGATGGGAGCAACCACGCCGACAACAGGCTGGACACCAAGGCAACAGTACAAG AGGGCAGAGTGTTCCTGCAGACCACTGGGATGTACTGA
- the dachc gene encoding dachshund c isoform X3, whose protein sequence is MTTMATAAALALLPAASLGHHPAPSSVSPATNSPPPAATSAASSPAPPVAHPALLHQFRADLLLANGAALKTGGAPVSGGAKPVYATPSPVESTPQNNECKLVEVKGAKLASFTVKDTELICLPQAFDVFLKHLVGGLHTVYTKLKRLDISPVVCNVEQVRVLRGLGAIQPGVNRCKLISRQDFETLYSDCTNASSRPGRPPKRLQSVTEGGTHHMLSHSGLMHAGIMPPADLSALAKKIKLEAMASYHSNHQHGGPNGENGDHNLVLDQLPFMMMSHPLIPASLAPASVSMAMGQMNRLSTLASMANVAHLHANPPARAPTSVIKERVRDSPSPSPSLEEAQMSSNHSSSVSSSPSHTERIAETTHSLHDGLSSTHSVLGHSPGVVQGSRETDVTPVEYSKESKRSHTDRDNSSMATPTTRESCDRQVYQKPPSGREGCERVSYPAGQKLPAGLHHAPFIFPEGLSSIETLLTNIQQGLLRVAIENARAQEKQDQLERTELKLELVRERELRETLERQLSIEQKNRVLIQKRLKKEKRSKRRLQEALEEEVKLRDQAEHSLLHTANTHTGHQSSAVPPHTEPVTQDVDGSNHADNRLDTKATVQEGRVFLQTTGMY, encoded by the exons ATGACCACTATGGCAACTGCGGCTGCTCTGGCTCTGCTCCCCGCGGCTTCGCTCGGTCACCACCCGGCGCCGAGTTCCGTCTCCCCGGCCACCAACTCCCCGCCGCCCGCCGCCACCTCCGCCGCGTCCTCCCCGGCTCCTCCGGTGGCGCACCCGGCGCTGCTGCACCAGTTCCGCGCGGACCTCTTGCTGGCGAACGGCGCCGCGCTCAAGACCGGAGGAGCCCCGGTGTCCGGCGGCGCAAAGCCCGTGTACGCCACCCCGTCGCCCGTGGAGAGCACGCCGCAGAACAACGAGTGCAAACTGGTGGAGGTGAAAGGTGCCAAGCTGGCCTCGTTCACGGTGAAGGACACGGAGCTCATCTGTCTGCCCCAGGCGTTCGATGTGTTCCTCAAGCACCTGGTCGGCGGGCTCCACACCGTCTACACCAAGCTCAAACGCCTGGACATTTCCCCGGTGGTGTGCAACGTGGAGCAGGTCCGGGTGCTGCGGGGGCTGGGGGCCATCCAGCCCGGGGTGAACCGGTGCAAGCTCATCTCCAGGCAGGACTTCGAGACGCTCTACAGCGACTGTACCAACGCCAG CTCGAGGCCGGGACGACCGCCCAAGAGGCTCCAAAGTGTGACAGAGGGCGGAACCCACCACATGCTGTCCCACAGTGGTCTGATGCACGCTGGGATCATGCCTCCTGCAG atCTGTCTGCTCTGGCCAAGAAGATCAAGCTGGAGGCTATGGCCAGTTACCACAGTAACCACCAACATGGCGGGCCAAATGGGGAGAACGGTGACCACAACCTCG TTCTGGATCAGTTGCCcttcatgatgatgtcacatccTCTGATCCCTGCCAGCCTGGCGCCTGCCTCCGTTTCCATGGCGATGGGCCAGATGAACCGATTGAGCACGCTGGCCAGCATGGCCAACGTGGCACATCTTCATGCCAACCCCCCTGCCAGGGCTCCCACCTCCGTCATTAAG gaaCGAGTGCGTGACAGCCCCTCGCCTTCTCCCTCACTGGAGGAAGCCCAGATGTCGtccaatcacagcagcagcgtGTCGAGTTCCCCGTCTCACACAGAACGTATCGCGGAAACCACAC ACTCGCTCCATGACGGCCTGTCATCAACTCATAGTGTGTTAGGACACTCTCCTGGTGTGGTGCAGGGAtccagagagacagatgtgacTCCAGTGGAATACAGCAAGGAGAGCAAGAGGAGCCACACTGACAGAG ATAACAGCTCCATGGCCACTCCGACGACAAGGGAGAGCTGTGATAGACAAGTCTACCAGAAACCCCCATCAGGCAGGGAGGGCTGCGAGAGGGTATCTTACCCTGCAGGACAGAAGCTCCCAGCAGGTCTCCACCACGCTCCCTTCATCTTCCCCGAAGGCCTGTCCTCCATAGAGACCCTGCTCACGAACATCCAG CAGGGTCTGCTGAGGGTTGCCATAGAAAACGCCCGGGCGCAGGAGAAGCAGGACCAGCTGGAGAGGacggagctgaagctggagctggTCCGAGAGCGGGAGCTAAGAGAAACCTTAGAGCGGCAGCTTAGCATcgaacagaaaaacagag TTCTGATCCAGAAGCGCctgaagaaggaaaagagaagtaAGAGGAGACTACAGGAAGCTTTGGAGGAGGAGGTCAAACTCCGAGATCAGGCCGAGCACAGCCTCCTGCacactgccaacacacacacag GCCATCAATCATCGGCGGTGCCTCCTCACACAGAACCCGTGACCCAGGACGTGGATGGGAGCAACCACGCCGACAACAGGCTGGACACCAAGGCAACAGTACAAG AGGGCAGAGTGTTCCTGCAGACCACTGGGATGTACTGA